The following coding sequences lie in one Carcharodon carcharias isolate sCarCar2 chromosome 5, sCarCar2.pri, whole genome shotgun sequence genomic window:
- the dse gene encoding dermatan-sulfate epimerase isoform X2 codes for MVLLKDVKDGSLYEGVAYGSYTTRSLFQYMFLVQKHFNISHFDHPWIKQHFAFYYRTVLPGFQRTVAIADSNYNWFYGPESQLVFLDTYVLRNGSGNWLAEQVRKNRIQEGPGTPAKGQRWCTLHTEFLWYDGSLTPVPPLDYGFPKLHYFEDWGVVTYGGALPAELNRPFLSFKSGKLGGRAIYDIVHQKKYSQWINGWKNFNAGHEHPDQNSFTFAPNGMPFITEALYGPKYTFLNNALMFSPATADTCFSPWEGQVTEACNSKWLKYKHGISGDCHGQVIAALEQNGVIFIRGEAVGAYSPSLKLKSSQRNLLLLQPQLLLLVDQIHLQEDSPLEKMSAFFHNTDVAFEEISEDGVNGAFIRQKDGQYTMFWMDDKGNSEKAGLAFKTYPRGYPYNGTHYVNVTTTLRYPVTRTAYIFFGPSVEIQSFSIRGDLDRVDVYLATNEKTYTVYLLTGETAVKPLFAMVLADRQKIVFDRASAIRDASVQEVEDYMNVVEENLQHAKPVFQQLEKQILARVLNTDNFRKTAERLLKLSDKKKTEEAVEKLFSVSFGQSKAKKLRKGKGDGDKFSNNLPDIFAQIEMNEKRERKKLLQKMQEDTSDERNDDVKETFDFVDFSDVKPEKGTNKNVKNGSVKPGATVRSTAQSLSASYTRVFLILNIATFFFLLALQLIRFQKAPSLYAQRFLYAVLLLDSFVLLCLYSSCSQAQC; via the exons ATGGTCCTATTGAAGGATGTTAAGGATGGCTCCTTGTATGAAGGCGTGGCTTATGGCAGCTACACCACCAGATCACTATTCCAGTACATGTTTCTGGTACAAAAGCACTTCAATATCAGCCACTTTGATCACCCCTGGATcaagcagcattttgctttctaCTATAGGACTGTTCTCCCAG GTTTCCAAAGGACCGTGGCCATTGCTGATTCAAACTACAACTGGTTCTATGGGCCGGAAAGTCAATTGGTGTTTCTGGATACCTACGTACTGCGCAATGGCAGTGGCAACTGGTTAGCAGAGCAGGTTAGAAAGAATCGAATACAGGAAGGGCCGGGCACACCAGCCAAAGGACAGAGGTGGTGTACACTCCATACTGAATTTCTATG GTACGATGGCTCCTTGACTCCAGTCCCGCCTCTGGATTATGGGTTCCCAAAATTACATTATTTTGAAGACTGGGGCGTTGTAACTTATGGAGGGGCTTTACCAGCGGAACTTAACCGACCCTTCCTGTCCTTCAAATCAGGTAAACTGGGAGGACGTGCAATCTATGACATAGTTCATCAGAAGAAATATTCACAATGGATTAATGGGTGGAAGAATTTCAATGCTGGCCATGAACATCCTGATCAGAACTCTTTCACATTCGCACCGAATGGTATGCCTTTCATCACAGAGGCTTTGTATGGCCCAAAATACACCTTTCTCAACAATGCTTTAATGTTCTCTCCAGCCACAGCAGACACTTGTTTCAGCCCTTGGGAAGGGCAGGTGACAGAAGCATGCAACTCAAAGTGGTTGAAATATAAGCATGGGATTTCAGGGGATTGCCATGGCCAGGTCATTGCAGCTTTGGAGCAGAATGGAGTGATCTTTATcagaggagaggcagtgggagctTACAGCCCTAGCTTGAAACTAAAGAGTTCCCAAAGGAACCTCCTCCTTCTGCAACCCCAGCTTTTACTCCTCGTGGATCAAATCCACTTGCAAGAAGACAGCCCACTTGAAAAAATGAGTGCATTTTTCCACAACACCGATGTGGCCTTTGAGGAAATCTCTGAAGATGGAGTGAATGGAGCATTTATTAGACAAAAGGATGGCCAGTATACAATGTTCTGGATGGATGATAAAGGCAATAGTGAAAAGGCTGGACTGGCATTCAAGACTTACCCCCGTGGATACCCATACAATGGAACACATTATGTGAATGTCACAACCACGCTGAGGTACCCAGTCACCAGAACAGCCTATATCTTCTTTGGACCTTCTGTGGAGATTCAAAGCTTTAGCATTCGAGGAGATTTGGATCGAGTAGACGTATATCTAGCAACAAATGAAAAAACATATACAGTTTACCTCTTAACTGGGGAAACTGCTGTGAAACCACTGTTTGCTATGGTACTAGCTGACCGCCAGAAAATCGTGTTTGACAGAGCTTCTGCAATCAGGGATGCTTCAGTGCAGGAGGTGGAAGATTACATGAATGTTGTTGAGGAAAATCTTCAACATGCAAAACCAGTGTTTCAGCAGCTAGAAAAGCAGATCTTGGCCCGAGTCCTGAACACTGATAACTTCCGAAAGACTGCCGAGCGTCTTCTAAAACTGTCGGACAAAAAGAAGACTGAGGAAGCTGTTGAAAAGTTATTTTCTGTCTCGTTTGGACAAAGCAAGGCCAAAAAACTGAGAAaaggaaaaggtgatggtgataAATTTTCCAACAACCTTCCAGATATTTTTGCACAAATTGAAATGAATGAGAAAAGGGAGCGGAAGAAGTTACTGCAGAAAATGCAAGAAGACACTTCTGATGAGAGAAATGACGATGTGAAGGAGACTTTTGACTTTGTGGACTTTTCCGATGTGAAACCAGAAAAAGGCACAAACAAAAATGTAAAAAATGGTTCTGTGAAACCAGGAGCCACTGTTCGAAGTACTGCACAATCCCTTTCGGCTTCCTACACAAGAGTTTTCTTAATTTTAAATATTGCAACCTTCTTTTTCCTCTTAGCTTTACAGCTAATACGGTTTCAGAAAGCTCCAAGCTTGTATGCCCAAAGATTCCTCTATGCAGTGCTTCTACTGGATAGCTTTGTACTGCTTTGCTTGTACTCCTCTTGTTCTCAAGCACAGTGCTAG